A genome region from Candidatus Binatia bacterium includes the following:
- a CDS encoding aspartate carbamoyltransferase catalytic subunit, whose amino-acid sequence MALRSRHLLGLENVSAEDITLLLDTAESLVEVSRREVKKLPTLRGKTVVNLFVENSTRTRTSFEIAAKRLSADAVNISTSSSSMTKGETLEDTARNLAAMSPDCIVVRHPASGAARFLAGVVECSIINAGDGSHEHPTQALLDLLTIRQRKQIAWKDLVVTIIGDILHSRVARSNLYALRTLGAKVRLCGPPTLLPEEFRSFGAELFYDVGRAVEGADVIMMLRIQRERQTGNYFPSLNEYARYYCLTAEVARKASPDVIILHPGPINRGIEIASEVADGPYSVIMSQVANGVALRMALLYQLLVPGADGMRGSEISQTTVAPAEGPLAASAPPARVAVR is encoded by the coding sequence ATGGCTCTGCGTAGTCGTCACCTGCTCGGCCTGGAGAACGTTTCCGCCGAAGACATCACGCTGCTGCTCGACACGGCCGAATCGCTGGTCGAGGTGTCGCGGCGCGAAGTGAAGAAGCTGCCGACGCTGCGCGGAAAGACCGTCGTCAACCTCTTCGTCGAAAACAGCACCCGCACGCGCACGTCGTTCGAGATCGCCGCCAAGCGCCTTTCGGCCGACGCCGTGAACATCTCGACGTCGTCCTCGAGCATGACCAAGGGCGAGACGCTGGAAGATACGGCGCGCAACCTCGCGGCGATGTCGCCCGACTGCATCGTCGTGCGCCATCCGGCCTCCGGCGCTGCGCGATTCCTCGCCGGCGTGGTCGAGTGCTCGATCATCAACGCCGGCGACGGCAGCCACGAGCATCCCACGCAGGCGCTGCTCGACCTCCTGACGATCCGCCAGCGCAAGCAGATCGCGTGGAAAGACCTCGTCGTCACGATCATCGGCGACATCCTGCATTCGCGCGTGGCCCGCTCGAACCTGTACGCGCTGAGGACCCTCGGTGCGAAGGTGCGGCTTTGCGGCCCGCCGACGCTGCTTCCCGAAGAATTCCGCAGCTTCGGAGCCGAGCTGTTCTACGACGTCGGACGCGCCGTCGAAGGCGCCGACGTGATCATGATGCTGCGCATCCAGCGCGAGCGGCAGACCGGAAACTACTTCCCGTCGCTCAACGAGTACGCGCGCTACTACTGCCTCACTGCCGAAGTGGCGCGCAAGGCGAGTCCCGACGTCATCATCCTGCACCCCGGGCCGATCAATCGCGGAATCGAGATCGCCAGCGAAGTCGCCGACGGGCCGTATTCGGTCATCATGAGCCAGGTGGCCAACGGAGTGGCGCTGCGGATGGCGCTGCTCTACCAGCTGCTGGTGCCCGGTGCCGACGGCATGCGCGGCAGCGAGATCTCGCAGACGACCGTCGCGCCGGCCGAAGGGCCGCTGGCGGCGAGCGCGCCGCCGGCCAGGGTGGCGGTGCGATGA
- a CDS encoding ATP-binding cassette domain-containing protein: protein MSAEAPIVVRNLNHAFGKGVLRKQILFDISTEIPRGEIVIVTGPSGSGKTTMLTLVGALRSAREGSVRILGEELCGAGAAALERARRRIGFIFQQHNLLQALTAVQNVELGLRVTQRYSPAEENRIAVDMLHAVGLGERLHYKGEQLSGGQRQRVAIARALASQPDILLADEPTASLDKESGREVVDRIKTLAKEKGTTILLVTHDNRILDVADRIVHLEDGRLSTFTDAVIANNQLMMKTLAENRQRQSLDSVVDRLDEKGFRELLQQLTDESQRFMEATALASDAAFQSMLEQGLFAFTRKFGQLLDAERASLFVVEAGRKTLRLRVAQDLPEDIVVRIPIGSGIAGSSAESGKSIRVDDAYADPRFNRDVDLRSGFRTRTILCIPLKNRRGEVFGVAQLLNRKDGRPFDAEDEKRFEHFIESIGVILETLESLATGTTPAQQAAT from the coding sequence ATGAGCGCCGAAGCGCCCATCGTCGTACGCAACCTCAACCACGCCTTCGGCAAGGGCGTCCTGCGCAAGCAGATCCTGTTCGACATCTCGACGGAGATCCCGCGCGGCGAGATCGTGATCGTCACCGGTCCGTCCGGCTCCGGCAAGACGACGATGCTCACGCTGGTCGGTGCGCTGCGGTCGGCCCGGGAAGGAAGCGTGCGCATCCTCGGCGAAGAGTTGTGCGGGGCAGGCGCTGCCGCGCTGGAGAGGGCGCGCCGGCGCATCGGATTCATTTTCCAGCAGCACAACCTGCTGCAGGCCCTGACCGCGGTGCAGAACGTCGAGCTCGGCCTGCGCGTGACACAGCGCTACTCCCCGGCCGAAGAGAACAGGATCGCGGTCGACATGCTGCACGCGGTCGGCCTGGGCGAGCGCCTGCACTACAAGGGCGAGCAGCTCTCGGGCGGCCAGCGCCAGAGAGTCGCCATCGCCAGGGCCCTGGCGTCCCAGCCCGACATCCTGCTCGCCGACGAGCCCACCGCGTCTCTGGACAAGGAGTCCGGGCGCGAGGTCGTCGACCGGATCAAGACGCTGGCCAAGGAGAAAGGCACGACGATCCTGCTGGTGACCCACGACAACCGCATCCTCGACGTCGCCGACCGCATCGTCCACCTCGAGGACGGCCGGCTGTCGACGTTCACCGATGCGGTCATCGCGAACAACCAGCTGATGATGAAGACGCTGGCCGAAAACCGGCAGCGCCAGTCCCTCGACAGCGTCGTCGACCGGCTCGACGAGAAAGGGTTCCGCGAGCTCCTGCAGCAGCTCACCGACGAATCGCAGCGCTTCATGGAAGCGACGGCGCTGGCCAGCGACGCCGCGTTCCAGAGCATGCTCGAGCAGGGCCTGTTCGCGTTCACGCGCAAGTTCGGCCAGCTGCTCGACGCCGAGCGCGCGTCGCTCTTCGTGGTGGAGGCCGGGCGCAAGACGCTCCGGCTGCGCGTAGCCCAGGACTTGCCCGAGGACATCGTCGTGCGAATTCCGATCGGGAGCGGGATTGCGGGGTCATCGGCCGAGAGCGGAAAGTCGATCCGCGTCGACGATGCGTACGCGGATCCCCGCTTCAACCGCGACGTCGACCTGAGATCGGGCTTTCGCACCCGCACCATCCTTTGCATCCCGCTGAAGAACCGCCGCGGCGAAGTGTTCGGCGTCGCGCAGCTCCTCAATCGCAAGGACGGCCGGCCGTTCGACGCCGAGGACGAAAAGCGCTTCGAACACTTCATCGAGTCGATCGGCGTCATCCTGGAAACGCTGGAGTCCCTGGCAACCGGAACGACTCCGGCGCAGCAGGCGGCCACATGA
- a CDS encoding patatin-like phospholipase family protein, producing MSEPDGKVRQLFEMYFGEGSDELDEVLSRLRVIELDGGQWLCRQGDPGGSLFFLTRGRLEVWMTPEGAPEGSPATRLGEIEPGRSVGEISLLTGAPRSADVRAIRTSQLFEVGPAELEALARIHPAVVMTLARRMARVLRDRTARVAPASRRFRTISVIPIGASEHLRRFVHQLRDGLSRFGATLAVSPGELGSLGAPVDRLEAAGQLSPGLRQWLYDQESANRFLLYDCEMVSTPWTVYAIQQSDIVVYVAEASSDPTIRSDESDLDEATASSNARRMLVLLQGDKSRPIVGTGAWLARRRIDVHLHVRSDCDDELDRIARILSGNAVGLVLAAGAARGFAHLGVYKALCEAGIRTDWIGGTSMGAVMGACLAKGWTPDEAIATVREAFARTNPFGDFTFPLIALLRGRRLERMLETYLPGRVEDLPIPMFAVSCNLDDGSVNVHESGSLPDALRASTSMPGVMPPAVVDGQLAVDGAVINNMPVDIMQTKPVGRIVAVDLSSQRKYTVPYSRMPSPWAVIRGRLLPFARKYRVPTLMTLTLKATEIGTMSRVREMGRRADLLLAPPVREFGMMDLKAFDRIVDAGYRYAKEEIETWKASEASRQD from the coding sequence ATGAGCGAGCCCGACGGCAAGGTACGCCAGCTCTTCGAGATGTACTTCGGCGAGGGCAGCGACGAGCTCGACGAAGTGCTATCCAGGCTGCGCGTGATCGAGCTCGACGGCGGCCAATGGCTGTGCCGCCAGGGAGATCCCGGCGGCTCGCTGTTCTTCCTGACTCGAGGCCGCCTCGAAGTCTGGATGACGCCGGAGGGCGCGCCCGAAGGAAGCCCGGCCACCCGGCTCGGCGAGATCGAACCCGGCCGCAGCGTCGGCGAGATCAGCCTGCTGACCGGGGCACCGCGAAGCGCTGACGTGCGCGCGATCCGCACCAGCCAGCTCTTCGAAGTCGGCCCGGCGGAGCTCGAGGCTCTCGCGCGCATCCATCCGGCGGTGGTGATGACGCTGGCGCGCCGCATGGCGCGGGTGCTCAGGGACCGCACGGCCAGGGTGGCGCCGGCATCGAGGCGCTTCCGCACGATCTCGGTGATCCCGATCGGTGCCTCCGAGCACCTTCGTCGCTTCGTGCACCAGCTGCGCGACGGGCTCTCGCGTTTCGGCGCTACGCTGGCGGTGTCGCCGGGCGAGCTCGGATCCCTCGGCGCACCGGTGGACAGGCTCGAAGCGGCCGGGCAGCTGTCGCCGGGTCTTCGCCAGTGGCTTTACGACCAGGAGAGCGCCAACCGGTTCCTGCTTTACGACTGCGAGATGGTGTCGACGCCGTGGACGGTCTACGCGATCCAGCAGTCGGACATCGTGGTCTACGTCGCCGAGGCTTCGAGCGACCCGACGATCCGCAGCGACGAGTCCGACCTGGACGAAGCCACCGCATCCTCCAACGCGCGCCGCATGCTGGTGCTGCTGCAGGGCGACAAGTCCAGGCCGATCGTCGGCACCGGCGCGTGGCTCGCCCGCCGCCGCATCGACGTTCATCTCCACGTGCGGTCCGATTGCGACGACGAGCTCGACCGCATCGCGAGGATCCTGTCGGGCAACGCCGTCGGCCTCGTGCTGGCTGCCGGTGCCGCGCGCGGCTTTGCGCACCTCGGCGTCTACAAAGCGCTGTGCGAGGCGGGGATCCGCACCGACTGGATCGGCGGCACCAGCATGGGTGCGGTCATGGGAGCGTGCCTGGCCAAGGGATGGACGCCCGACGAGGCGATTGCGACCGTGCGCGAAGCATTCGCGCGGACCAATCCCTTCGGCGACTTCACGTTCCCGCTGATCGCGCTGCTTCGCGGCCGCAGGCTCGAGCGCATGCTCGAGACGTACCTGCCCGGCCGCGTCGAAGACCTGCCGATCCCGATGTTCGCGGTCTCCTGCAACCTCGACGACGGCTCGGTCAACGTGCACGAGTCGGGCTCGCTGCCCGACGCGCTGCGCGCGAGCACGTCGATGCCGGGGGTGATGCCGCCGGCTGTCGTCGACGGACAGCTCGCCGTGGACGGAGCGGTCATCAACAACATGCCGGTGGACATCATGCAGACCAAGCCGGTCGGCCGCATCGTGGCCGTCGACCTGTCGTCGCAGAGGAAATACACGGTGCCGTACAGCCGGATGCCGTCGCCGTGGGCAGTGATCCGCGGGCGCCTGCTGCCGTTCGCGCGCAAGTACCGCGTGCCGACGCTGATGACGCTGACGCTGAAAGCGACCGAGATCGGAACGATGTCGCGCGTGCGCGAGATGGGAAGGCGCGCCGACCTTCTGCTGGCTCCGCCGGTGCGCGAGTTCGGCATGATGGACCTCAAGGCGTTCGACCGCATCGTCGATGCGGGCTACCGCTACGCCAAGGAGGAAATCGAGACATGGAAGGCCTCGGAGGCGTCGCGGCAGGACTGA
- the pyrR gene encoding bifunctional pyr operon transcriptional regulator/uracil phosphoribosyltransferase PyrR encodes MAVEVLDEAGVRRALVRIAHEVVERNGGGRDVRFVGIHTNGVPLARRIAEAVARIEGIEAPPRVGAIDITLYRDDGGRLGATARMEPTEIPFDLTDRKVVLVDDVLYTGRTIRAALDALIDFGRPATVQLAVLVDRGHRELPIRADYVGKNVPTSRSQKVRVELSEFGQNDAVRIEEAANGSA; translated from the coding sequence GTGGCGGTCGAAGTGCTCGACGAGGCGGGAGTGCGGCGCGCGCTCGTCCGCATCGCGCACGAGGTCGTCGAGCGCAACGGCGGCGGCCGCGACGTTCGCTTCGTCGGCATCCATACCAACGGTGTTCCGCTGGCCCGGCGCATCGCCGAAGCGGTCGCGCGAATCGAGGGCATCGAGGCTCCTCCGCGCGTCGGAGCCATCGACATCACGCTGTATCGCGACGACGGTGGACGGCTCGGGGCCACCGCGCGCATGGAGCCGACCGAGATCCCGTTCGATCTCACCGATCGCAAGGTCGTGCTCGTCGACGACGTGCTCTACACCGGCCGCACGATCCGCGCGGCGCTGGATGCGCTGATCGACTTCGGTCGCCCGGCGACCGTGCAGCTTGCCGTGCTCGTCGACCGCGGCCACCGCGAACTGCCCATTCGTGCCGACTACGTCGGGAAGAACGTTCCGACTTCGCGCTCCCAGAAAGTTCGCGTCGAGCTCTCGGAGTTCGGCCAGAACGATGCCGTGCGCATCGAGGAGGCGGCCAATGGCTCTGCGTAG
- the carB gene encoding carbamoyl-phosphate synthase large subunit, with protein sequence MPKRDDIKSILIVGAGPIVIGQACEFDYSGTQACKALKEEGFKVILINSNPATIMTDPDFADRTYIEPMTADALEAIIEAERPDALLPTMGGQTALNLTLEVHERGVLDRFGVKLIGANIEAIKKAEDRNLFKAAMGSIGLDLPRSGYVRSMDDGRRVVAEIGLPVIIRPSRTLGGMGANIAKTAEEYEQHLAWALDLSPIHEALVEESIEGWKEFELEVMRDRKDNVVIVCSIENLDPLGVHTGDSITVAPAQTLTDKEYQIMRDASLAIIREIGVDTGGSNIQFAVHPDNGRMVVIEMNPRVSRSSALASKATGFPIAKIAAKLAVGYTLDEIRNDITRETPASFEPSIDYVVTKIPRFTFEKFKGAEDRLTSQMRSVGEVMAIGRTFKESLQKAVRSLEIGSHGFESPDPVGDGEFDARICVPNSQRLWFLAEAFRRGASVGQLFDKTKIDPWFLENIRQIVAMEGELAGHGGLAQVPSDALRLAKQWGFSDRRLAALLNTGEKAVRTRRLKDGITPVYKMVDTCAAEFVAYTPYLYSTYEEEDEAPPSSRRKIVILGGGPNRIGQGIEFDYCCVHAAFALKDAGYEAIMVNCNPETVSTDYDTSDRLYFEPLTLEDVLAIVAREKPQGVIVQFGGQTPLKLAKALEAEGVPIIGTSPDAIDRAEDRERFHAALDALGLRQPPAGTARTVGEAEKVARELGLPVLVRPSYVLGGRAMEIVHEFDHLRRYMENAMRSSPDHPVLIDKFLDHAIEVDVDAISDGHQVVIGGIMEHIEQAGVHSGDSACSLPPWSLSRELQDEIRHQTVAMARELGVCGLMNVQFAIVGDLIYVLEVNPRASRTVPFVSKAIGVPLAKLAARAMAGETLEALGFTAERIPTYTSVKEAVFPFLKFPGVDTLLGPEMRSTGEVMGIDRRFGIAFAKAEEAAGNRLPGSGCALVTVRPEDRERIGRVSRRLVEAGMTLMATNGTAEDLESLGLECARVNKVYEGGPHTVDAIRGGKVQLVLHTVGDPKSVQDSFSMRRAALETATPYFTTIAGAAAAAEGVLLRSRDGIKVTALQDFHAGKWT encoded by the coding sequence GTGCCCAAAAGAGACGACATCAAGAGCATCCTCATCGTCGGCGCCGGCCCGATCGTCATCGGCCAGGCCTGCGAGTTCGATTATTCGGGAACCCAGGCCTGCAAGGCGCTGAAGGAAGAAGGCTTTAAGGTCATCCTGATCAACTCGAACCCGGCCACGATCATGACGGATCCGGACTTCGCCGACCGCACGTACATCGAGCCGATGACGGCCGATGCGCTCGAGGCGATCATCGAAGCCGAACGGCCCGATGCTCTGCTGCCGACGATGGGCGGGCAGACCGCGCTCAACCTTACGCTCGAGGTCCACGAGCGCGGAGTGCTCGACCGCTTCGGCGTCAAGCTGATCGGCGCGAACATCGAGGCGATCAAGAAGGCCGAGGACCGCAACCTGTTCAAGGCCGCGATGGGCTCGATCGGCCTGGATCTACCGCGCAGCGGCTACGTGCGCAGCATGGACGACGGCCGCAGGGTCGTCGCCGAGATCGGCCTGCCGGTGATCATCCGGCCCTCGCGCACGCTCGGCGGCATGGGAGCGAACATCGCCAAGACGGCCGAGGAGTACGAGCAGCACCTTGCGTGGGCGCTCGATCTTTCCCCGATCCACGAGGCGCTCGTCGAGGAGTCGATCGAAGGCTGGAAAGAGTTCGAGCTCGAGGTGATGCGCGACCGCAAGGACAACGTCGTCATCGTCTGCTCGATCGAGAACCTGGATCCCCTCGGCGTGCACACCGGCGACAGCATCACGGTGGCACCGGCGCAGACGCTGACCGACAAGGAATACCAGATCATGCGCGATGCCTCGCTCGCGATCATCCGCGAGATCGGCGTCGATACCGGCGGCAGCAACATCCAGTTCGCCGTGCATCCGGACAACGGCCGCATGGTCGTCATCGAGATGAACCCGCGCGTGTCGCGCTCCTCGGCGCTGGCGTCCAAGGCCACCGGCTTCCCGATCGCGAAGATCGCCGCCAAGCTCGCCGTCGGCTACACGCTCGACGAGATCCGCAACGACATCACGCGCGAGACGCCGGCCAGCTTCGAGCCGAGCATCGACTACGTCGTCACGAAGATCCCGCGCTTCACGTTCGAGAAGTTCAAGGGAGCCGAGGACCGGCTGACATCGCAGATGCGCTCGGTCGGCGAAGTGATGGCGATCGGCCGCACGTTCAAGGAAAGCCTGCAGAAGGCGGTGCGCTCGCTGGAGATCGGCAGCCACGGCTTCGAGTCGCCCGACCCCGTCGGCGACGGCGAGTTCGACGCGAGGATCTGCGTGCCGAACTCGCAGCGCCTCTGGTTCCTCGCCGAGGCCTTCCGCCGCGGTGCGAGCGTCGGGCAACTGTTCGACAAGACGAAGATCGACCCGTGGTTCCTCGAGAACATCCGGCAGATCGTCGCGATGGAAGGCGAGCTTGCCGGGCACGGCGGCCTGGCGCAGGTGCCTTCCGATGCGCTTCGCCTGGCCAAGCAGTGGGGGTTTTCCGACCGGCGACTGGCCGCGCTGCTGAACACCGGCGAGAAGGCCGTGCGCACCAGGCGCCTGAAGGACGGCATCACGCCCGTCTACAAGATGGTGGACACCTGCGCGGCCGAGTTCGTCGCGTACACCCCGTACCTCTATTCGACGTACGAGGAGGAAGACGAAGCGCCCCCGTCGTCGCGCCGTAAAATCGTCATCCTCGGCGGAGGCCCCAACCGCATCGGCCAGGGCATCGAGTTCGACTACTGCTGCGTGCATGCGGCGTTCGCGCTGAAGGACGCCGGCTACGAAGCGATCATGGTCAACTGCAACCCGGAGACGGTCTCGACGGACTACGACACCTCCGACCGCCTCTACTTCGAGCCGCTGACTCTCGAAGACGTGCTTGCAATCGTCGCTCGCGAGAAACCTCAAGGGGTGATCGTGCAGTTCGGCGGCCAGACTCCGCTCAAGCTGGCCAAGGCCCTGGAAGCCGAAGGAGTGCCGATCATCGGCACATCGCCGGATGCGATCGACCGCGCCGAGGATCGCGAGCGCTTCCATGCCGCTCTCGATGCGCTCGGCCTGCGCCAGCCGCCGGCCGGCACGGCGCGCACTGTCGGCGAGGCCGAGAAGGTCGCACGCGAGCTGGGGCTGCCCGTGCTCGTGCGCCCGTCGTATGTGCTCGGCGGCCGCGCGATGGAGATCGTCCACGAGTTCGATCACCTGCGCCGCTACATGGAGAACGCGATGCGCAGCTCGCCCGACCATCCGGTGCTCATCGACAAGTTCCTCGATCACGCGATCGAAGTCGACGTCGACGCAATCTCCGACGGTCACCAGGTCGTGATCGGCGGCATCATGGAGCACATCGAGCAGGCCGGCGTGCACTCGGGCGACAGTGCCTGCTCGCTGCCGCCGTGGTCGCTCAGCCGCGAGCTGCAGGACGAGATCCGCCACCAGACCGTCGCGATGGCGCGCGAGCTCGGCGTCTGCGGCCTGATGAACGTGCAGTTCGCGATCGTCGGCGACCTCATTTACGTGCTCGAGGTCAATCCGCGCGCTTCGCGCACCGTTCCGTTCGTTTCGAAAGCGATCGGCGTGCCGCTGGCCAAGCTGGCCGCGCGCGCGATGGCAGGCGAAACTCTCGAGGCCCTCGGCTTTACCGCCGAGCGGATCCCCACGTACACGTCGGTCAAGGAAGCGGTGTTCCCGTTCCTCAAGTTCCCCGGCGTCGACACGCTGCTCGGACCCGAGATGCGATCGACCGGCGAAGTCATGGGCATCGACCGCCGCTTCGGCATCGCGTTCGCGAAAGCGGAAGAGGCTGCCGGCAACCGCCTCCCTGGCTCCGGTTGTGCACTCGTGACGGTGCGTCCCGAAGACCGCGAAAGAATCGGGCGTGTCTCGCGCCGCCTCGTCGAGGCCGGCATGACGCTGATGGCAACGAACGGCACTGCCGAGGATCTCGAGAGCCTCGGGCTCGAATGCGCCCGCGTCAACAAAGTCTACGAAGGCGGACCTCACACGGTGGACGCGATTCGCGGCGGCAAGGTGCAGCTCGTGCTGCACACGGTAGGAGACCCGAAGAGCGTACAGGACTCCTTCTCGATGCGACGCGCAGCGCTGGAGACGGCGACACCGTACTTCACGACGATCGCCGGCGCGGCCGCGGCGGCCGAAGGCGTGCTGCTGCGCAGTCGGGACGGCATCAAAGTGACCGCATTGCAGGATTTCCACGCGGGGAAGTGGACCTGA
- a CDS encoding dihydroorotase translates to MPNSNAIATSRNTRPAPAALLIRGGRVIDPAGGRDGRYDVLVENGRISAIGEPGSLDPAQLAMPGMSEETPVLDASGLIVAPGFVDMHVHLREPGFEYKETIETGCRAAVAGGVTSVACMANTDPVNDNAAVTQYILEKARKAGFANVFPIGAVSVGLAGERMAEFGEMVEAGIVAVSDDGMPVVDSALMRRALEYARMFHLPVIVHEEDPGLCCGAVMHEGGMSVRLGLKGMPSAGESVMVARDIELLRTSKGRLHIAHISCAEAVEMVRRAKAEGLDVTAEATPHHFILDDTAVESYNTNAKMKPPLRSVGDVEAVRRGLADGTIDAIATDHAPHHRDEKVCEFDKAAFGIVGLETMLPLSLELVRRGCIDLGRMIDAMSVRPSRVLGIGRGSLAVGAVADIVVFDPEREWTLHADAMATKSRNTPFEGWKLKGKAVWTLVGGTVVWEDAR, encoded by the coding sequence ATGCCCAACTCGAATGCCATCGCGACGTCGCGAAACACCCGCCCTGCGCCTGCAGCGCTGCTCATCCGCGGCGGGCGCGTCATCGATCCGGCCGGCGGCCGCGACGGTCGCTACGATGTTCTGGTCGAGAACGGCCGCATTTCCGCCATCGGCGAGCCGGGCAGCCTCGATCCGGCCCAGCTCGCAATGCCGGGCATGAGCGAAGAGACGCCGGTCCTCGATGCGAGCGGCCTCATCGTCGCGCCGGGCTTCGTCGACATGCACGTCCACCTTCGCGAGCCCGGATTCGAGTACAAGGAGACGATCGAGACCGGCTGTCGCGCGGCAGTGGCCGGCGGGGTCACCTCGGTGGCCTGCATGGCCAACACCGATCCGGTCAACGACAACGCCGCGGTCACGCAGTACATCCTCGAGAAGGCACGAAAAGCAGGTTTCGCGAACGTTTTCCCGATCGGCGCGGTCTCGGTAGGGCTTGCCGGCGAGCGCATGGCCGAGTTCGGCGAGATGGTCGAAGCCGGCATCGTCGCCGTGTCCGACGACGGCATGCCGGTCGTCGACAGTGCGTTGATGCGGCGCGCGCTCGAGTACGCGCGCATGTTCCACCTGCCGGTGATCGTGCACGAGGAAGACCCGGGACTTTGCTGCGGCGCCGTGATGCACGAGGGCGGCATGTCGGTGCGCCTCGGGCTCAAGGGCATGCCGTCGGCGGGCGAGTCGGTGATGGTGGCGCGCGACATCGAGCTGCTCAGGACGTCGAAAGGCCGGCTGCACATCGCGCACATTTCGTGCGCCGAGGCCGTCGAGATGGTCCGGCGCGCCAAGGCCGAAGGCCTGGACGTGACGGCCGAAGCGACGCCGCACCACTTCATCCTCGACGACACGGCCGTCGAGTCCTACAACACGAATGCCAAGATGAAGCCGCCGCTGCGCAGCGTGGGCGACGTCGAGGCGGTCCGCCGCGGGCTGGCCGACGGCACGATCGATGCGATCGCAACCGATCATGCGCCGCATCACCGCGACGAGAAGGTCTGCGAGTTCGACAAGGCGGCCTTCGGCATCGTCGGACTGGAGACGATGCTGCCTCTTTCGCTCGAGCTCGTGCGGCGCGGCTGCATCGACCTCGGCCGCATGATCGATGCGATGTCGGTGCGGCCGTCGCGGGTGCTCGGAATCGGGCGCGGAAGCCTGGCGGTGGGCGCGGTGGCCGACATCGTCGTCTTCGATCCGGAGCGCGAATGGACGCTGCACGCCGACGCGATGGCGACGAAGAGTCGTAACACGCCGTTCGAAGGCTGGAAGCTCAAGGGAAAGGCGGTCTGGACGCTGGTCGGCGGGACCGTGGTGTGGGAGGACGCAAGGTGA
- the carA gene encoding glutamine-hydrolyzing carbamoyl-phosphate synthase small subunit, producing the protein MKATITLADGRVFRGRGFGAEGKAGGEVVFNTSLSGYQEILTDPSYDGQIVVMTYPEIGNVGINQEDVESSRPYLSGFVVKEYWDTPSNWRAEKSLGEYMKDNAIVGVEWIDTRALVRHIRDHGAQQAVMATGEVDEAALVREAASRASLVGQDLATAVSTKSRYRWTGGTWDLEKGYAEGTLLRPGQTGSGRGPLVVAFDYGLKLNIARSLVASGCRVLVVPAGSGAAQIRELGADGLFLSNGPGDPDAVRGAIDVVAELAPTMPTFGICLGHQILALALGATTYKMKFGHHGGNQPVLEVDTGRVSITSQNHGFAVDESSMPPALRVTHVNLNDRTVEGFAHRELPIFSVQYHPEASPGPHDAEPLFGRFVESMKTRSKSGIEGEIEARSDRHPEQAS; encoded by the coding sequence GTGAAGGCAACCATCACCCTGGCCGACGGCCGGGTATTTCGCGGACGCGGCTTCGGCGCCGAAGGCAAGGCGGGAGGCGAAGTCGTCTTCAACACTTCGCTGTCGGGTTACCAGGAAATCCTGACGGACCCGTCCTACGACGGGCAGATCGTCGTGATGACGTACCCCGAGATCGGCAACGTCGGGATCAACCAGGAGGACGTCGAATCGTCGCGCCCATACCTCAGCGGCTTCGTCGTCAAGGAATACTGGGACACGCCGAGCAACTGGCGCGCCGAGAAGTCCCTCGGCGAGTATATGAAGGACAACGCGATCGTCGGCGTCGAGTGGATCGACACGCGTGCGCTGGTGCGCCACATCCGCGACCACGGCGCCCAGCAGGCCGTGATGGCCACCGGCGAGGTCGACGAGGCCGCTCTCGTGCGCGAGGCGGCATCGCGCGCAAGCCTCGTCGGGCAGGACCTGGCCACGGCAGTGAGCACGAAGTCGCGCTATCGCTGGACCGGCGGGACCTGGGACCTCGAGAAAGGTTACGCCGAGGGCACGCTGCTGCGGCCCGGACAAACCGGAAGCGGGCGGGGGCCGCTCGTCGTCGCGTTCGACTACGGTCTCAAGCTCAACATCGCGCGCAGCCTGGTCGCCAGCGGATGTCGCGTGCTCGTGGTGCCGGCCGGCAGCGGCGCCGCGCAGATCCGCGAGCTCGGCGCCGACGGCCTGTTCCTTTCGAACGGACCCGGCGATCCTGACGCGGTACGCGGTGCGATCGACGTCGTCGCCGAGCTTGCGCCGACGATGCCGACCTTCGGCATCTGCCTCGGCCACCAGATCCTCGCGCTGGCTCTCGGGGCGACGACGTACAAAATGAAGTTCGGCCACCACGGCGGCAACCAGCCGGTGCTCGAAGTCGATACGGGCCGGGTCTCGATCACGTCGCAGAACCACGGCTTTGCCGTCGACGAATCCTCGATGCCGCCGGCCCTGAGAGTCACGCACGTCAACCTGAACGACCGCACCGTCGAAGGCTTCGCGCACCGCGAGCTGCCGATCTTCTCGGTGCAGTACCACCCCGAGGCTTCGCCCGGCCCCCACGACGCCGAGCCGCTGTTCGGCCGTTTCGTCGAATCGATGAAGACGCGCTCCAAAAGCGGCATCGAGGGCGAAATCGAGGCCCGCAGCGACCGCCATCCCGAGCAAGCGAGCTGA